The Agromyces sp. G08B096 DNA window ACTTCGGGTTGGCGAACGCGCCGCGCTGGAGCTTCAGGAACCGCTCCTCGTACCAGCGCGCGATGTCGGTGGTCCGCGCGTCGACGTAGATGGTGAAGTCGAAGAGGTCGCTCACGGCGAGCCGGTGCCCGGGCGCCGGCGGTTGCAGCACGTTCAGGCCCTCGACGATGAGCACATCGGGCCGGCGCACCGTGATCTGCGCGTCGGGCACGATGTCGTAGGCGAGGTGCGAGTAGAACGGGGCGCGCACCTCCGCGGCGCCCGACTTCACCTCGCTGACGAAGCGGAGCAGCGCCCGCCGATCGTACGACTCGGGGAAGCCCTTCCGGGCCATGAGACCCCGGCGCTCGAGCTCCGCGTTCGGAAAGAGGAACCCGTCGGTCGTGACGAGCTCGACGCGCGGCGTGTGCTCCCACCGGGCGAGGAGCTCCCGGAGCAGGCGCGCGATGGTCGACTTGCCGACGGCGACGGAGCCGGCGACGCCGATCACGAACGGGGTCGACTCCGTCCGTTCGCGCAGGAACTCGCTGGTCACCCGGTGCAACGCCTTCGTGCCGCCGACGTAGAGGTTGAGGAGCCGGGAGAGCGGCAGGTACACCTCCGCCACCTCGCGGGGGTCGAGCGGCTCGCCGAGGCCGCGCAGCTGCACGATCTCGGTCTCGGTGAGCGGCGCGGGCATGGAGGGGGCGAGTGCGGCCCAGTCCGCGCGGTCGAGCTCGATGAACGGCGACACCTGCGCGGACGACGAGCCCTGGCGATCCAGCACCACGACAGTCTAGTGGCGGCGGCTCGCGGTCTTCGGGGCCGTCTCGCTCTCGGCGGGCGCCCATCGGCGCGCCGCTAGGATCGAGCGCATGTGTGGAATCGTCGGATACGTCGGTGAGCGTGAGAGCCTCGACGTCCTGCTGAGCGGCCTGCGCCGTCTCGAGTACCGTGGCTACGACTCGGCGGGCGTCGCCGTCATCGACGACGGCGGGAGCCTCGAGACCGCCAAGCGCGCCGGCAAGCTCCAGGTGCTCGCCGACGAGCTCGCTCGTCACCCCCTGGCGGGCGGTGGCACGGGCATCGGGCACACCCGGTGGGCGACGCACGGCGGTCCCACCGACCGCAACGCGCACCCGCACCTCGGCGACGAGGGCCGGCTCGCGCTCATCCACAACGGCATCATCGAGAACTTCTCCGAGCTGAAGCAGGAGCTGCTCGCCGAGGGCTTCGCCTTCGAGTCCGAGACCGATACCGAGGTCGCCGCCGTGCTGCTCGGCCGCGAGGTCCGCGCCACGGGCGACCTGCGCGAGGCGTTCCGTCGCACGGTCGCCCGCCTCGAGGGGGCGTTCACGCTCCTCGCCGTCCACCGCGACGAGCCGGGTCTCGTGGTCGGCGCCCGGCGCAACTCGCCCCTCGTCATCGGCCTCGGCGACGGCGAGAACTTCCTGGGCTCGGACGTCGCGGCGTTCGTCGAGTACACCAAGCGCGCGCTCGCCATCGGGCAGGACCAGATCGTCGCGATCACCGCTGACGAGGTCACCGTCACCGACTTCGACGGGACGCCCGTCGAGGTCGAGCCCTTCGAGGTCGCCTGGGACGCATCGGCGGCCGAGAAGGGCGGCTGGTCGTCGTTCATGCGCAAGGAGGTGCAGGAGCAGCCGGAGGCGGTCGCGAAGACCATCCTCGGTCGCATCGCCGACGGCCAGGTCGTGATCCCCGAGCTCGAGACCTTCGGCGACGACCGGCTCCGGAGCATCCGTCGCATCACGGTGATCGCGTGCGGCACCGCCGCGTACGCCGGCATGGTGGCGAAGTACGCGATCGAGCAGTGGGCCCGCATCCCCGTCGAGGTGGAGCTCAGCCACGAGTTCCGGTACCGCGAGCCCGTCCTCGACGAGGACACGCTCGTCGTCTCCATCAGCCAGTCGGGCGAGACGATGGACACGCTCATGGCCGTGAAGTACGCGCGTGAGCAGGGCGCCAAGACGCTCTCGATCTGCAACACGCAGGGCGCGACCATTCCGCGCGAGTCCGACGGCGTCGTCTACACGCACGCCGGACCCGAGGTGGCGGTGGCCTCGACGAAGGCGTTCGTCGCGCAGATCACGGCGCTCTACCTCTTCGGGCTCCACCTCGCGCGGGTGCGCGGGACGCTCGACGAGCGGGCGCTCGCGGAGCAGCTCGCCGAGCTGCAGGCGGTCCCGGCCAAGCTCGAGGAGGTCCTCGGCGAAGCCGACCGCGTCGCCCAGCTCGCGCACTGGATGGCCGACACGCGTTCCGTGCTGTTCCTCGGGCGGCACGTGGGCTACCCGATCGCGTTGGAGGGTGCGCTGAAGCTCAAAGAGCTCGCGTACATCCACGCCGAGGGGTTCGCCGCGGGTGAGCTGAAGCACGGCCCGATCGCGCTCATCGAGCCGGGTCAGCCCGTGTTCGTGGTGGTGCCGAGCCCGCGCGGGTCGGCGGCGCTGCACCCGAAGGTCGTCTCGAACATCCAGGAGATCCGGGCGCGCGGGGCCCGCGTGATCGCGATCGCCGAGGCGGGCGACGCGGCGGTGCTCCCGTTCGCCGACGAGGTCATCCGCATCCCGCTCGCGGCGCCGCTGTTCGAGCCGCTGCTCGCGGTCGTGCCGCTGCAGGTCTTCGCCATGGAACTGTCGCAGGCCAAGGGTCTCGACGTCGATCAGCCGCGGAACCTCGCGAAGTCCGTGACGGTGGAGTGACGGAGCCGACGTGATCGCGGGGATCGGGGTCGACGTGGTCGACATCGCGCGGTTCGAGCGCTCGCTCATCCGCACCCCGCGACTCGTCGACCGCCTGTTCGCTGAGAGCGAACGCGGGCGTCCGGCTCGTTCGCTCGCCGCGCGCTTCGCCGCCAAGGAGGCCCTGATCAAGGCGCTCGGCGGGCCGGCGCTCATGCGCTGGCACGACATGCGCATCGTGCAGGATGCCGCGGGCAACCCCGATTTCGCGCTCTCGGGCGCGCTCGCCGACCATGTCGCGAGTCTCGGCATCGACCGCGTGCACCTGTCGATGAGCCACGACGCGGGCATCGCGAGCGCGTTCGTCGTGCTGGAGCGGGTGGCCGACGGTGCTGCCTCCGCCGAGGGGAAGGCCGGCCGATGACGGATGCCGCGTCGCGAAGGCCCTTCCGCGAGGCCGTCGTCGACCTCGGCGCGGTGCGCGCCAACCTCGCATCGATCGCCGAGCGGGTGCGTCCCGCGCAGGTGATGGCCGTCGTGAAGGCCGACGCCTACGGCCACGGGGCCGTGCCGGTCGCCCGGGCGGCCGTGGCCGCCGGGGCGGACTGGCTCGGCACGGCCGACCTCGGCGAGGCGCTGGCCCTGCGCGATGCGGGCATCGATGTCCCGCTCCTCGCGTGGCTGCACGACCCCGAGCCCGACTTCGCCGGACCCGTCGAACGGGATATCGATCTCGGCATCTCCTCGGCCGACCAGCTGCGCCGGGCAGCGGAGACCGCCGACCGCGTGGGCCGGCCGGCGTCCGTGCACTTGAAGATCGACACCGGCCTCAGCCGCAACGGCGTGCCTCCCGAGGACTGGGATGCCTCGGCGGCGCTCGCCGCCGAGCTGGAGGCGCGCGGCCTCCTCCGGGTGCGCGGCGTCTTCAGCCATCTCGCGAACACCTCGGCCGAGGAGGATGCCGCGCAGCTCGCCGCGTTCGAGCGGGCGCTCACCGCGGCCGAACTGGCCGGGCTCGCGCCAGAGGTACGGCACATCGCCTCGACGGCCGCGGCGCTCCGGCTCCCGGCCGCGCGGTACGACCTCGTGCGCATCGGCATCGGCGGGTACGGCGTGCCCCCCTACAGCGACGGCACGACGGCCGCCGACCTGGGGCTCCGGCCGGCGATGACGCTCCGCGGCCGGGTCGCCGCGGTGCGCCGCATCGACGCGGGCACCGGGGTCTCGTACGGCCACGCCTGGCGCGCCGAGCGGCCGACCACACTCGCGCTCATCCCGCTCGGGTACGGCGACGGCGTGCCACGTCAGGCTTCCGGTCGCGGGGAGGTGCTGCTCCGCGGACGCCGCCGACGCGTCGTCGGACGCATCGCCATGGACCAGTTCCTCGTGGATGTGGGCGACGACCAGGTCGCGGTCGGCGACGAGGTCGTGCTCTTCGGCGACCCGGCGACCGGTGCGCCGTCGGCGGACGACTGGGGCGATGCGGCGGGCACCATCGGCTACGAGATCGTCACGCGCATCGGCCCGCGGGTGCCGCGCACCTACGTGGGAGGCGTGTGATGCGCCTCGACATCCCCGACACGGCCGCGATGGAGGACTTCGGCCGGTCGCTCGGCCGCGAGCTGCGTGCCGGAGACCTCGTGATCCTCACCGGCCCGCTGGGGGCGGGCAAGACGACGCTCACGCGCGGCATCGGCGAGGGCCTCGGCATCCGAGGGCCCGTGCAGTCGCCGACCTTCGTGCTCGCCCGGACCCATCCGAGCCTCGTCGGCGGTGCGCCGCTCGTCCACGTCGACGCCTACCGCCTCGGCTCGGCGGCTGAGCTCGACGACCTCGACCTCGACTTCGACCGCTCGGTGGTCGTGGTCGAGTGGGGGGCGGGCCTGCTCGACGGAGCGAGCGAGTCGTGGCTGGAGCTCGTCATCGAGCGCCGGCGAGGCGGTA harbors:
- the coaA gene encoding type I pantothenate kinase — encoded protein: MLDRQGSSSAQVSPFIELDRADWAALAPSMPAPLTETEIVQLRGLGEPLDPREVAEVYLPLSRLLNLYVGGTKALHRVTSEFLRERTESTPFVIGVAGSVAVGKSTIARLLRELLARWEHTPRVELVTTDGFLFPNAELERRGLMARKGFPESYDRRALLRFVSEVKSGAAEVRAPFYSHLAYDIVPDAQITVRRPDVLIVEGLNVLQPPAPGHRLAVSDLFDFTIYVDARTTDIARWYEERFLKLQRGAFANPKSYFHRYASLSEDEARARAREIWRTINEPNLLQNIRPTRSRASLVLRKDADHTVSSVLLRKL
- the glmS gene encoding glutamine--fructose-6-phosphate transaminase (isomerizing) → MCGIVGYVGERESLDVLLSGLRRLEYRGYDSAGVAVIDDGGSLETAKRAGKLQVLADELARHPLAGGGTGIGHTRWATHGGPTDRNAHPHLGDEGRLALIHNGIIENFSELKQELLAEGFAFESETDTEVAAVLLGREVRATGDLREAFRRTVARLEGAFTLLAVHRDEPGLVVGARRNSPLVIGLGDGENFLGSDVAAFVEYTKRALAIGQDQIVAITADEVTVTDFDGTPVEVEPFEVAWDASAAEKGGWSSFMRKEVQEQPEAVAKTILGRIADGQVVIPELETFGDDRLRSIRRITVIACGTAAYAGMVAKYAIEQWARIPVEVELSHEFRYREPVLDEDTLVVSISQSGETMDTLMAVKYAREQGAKTLSICNTQGATIPRESDGVVYTHAGPEVAVASTKAFVAQITALYLFGLHLARVRGTLDERALAEQLAELQAVPAKLEEVLGEADRVAQLAHWMADTRSVLFLGRHVGYPIALEGALKLKELAYIHAEGFAAGELKHGPIALIEPGQPVFVVVPSPRGSAALHPKVVSNIQEIRARGARVIAIAEAGDAAVLPFADEVIRIPLAAPLFEPLLAVVPLQVFAMELSQAKGLDVDQPRNLAKSVTVE
- a CDS encoding holo-ACP synthase, with the protein product MIAGIGVDVVDIARFERSLIRTPRLVDRLFAESERGRPARSLAARFAAKEALIKALGGPALMRWHDMRIVQDAAGNPDFALSGALADHVASLGIDRVHLSMSHDAGIASAFVVLERVADGAASAEGKAGR
- the alr gene encoding alanine racemase — protein: MTDAASRRPFREAVVDLGAVRANLASIAERVRPAQVMAVVKADAYGHGAVPVARAAVAAGADWLGTADLGEALALRDAGIDVPLLAWLHDPEPDFAGPVERDIDLGISSADQLRRAAETADRVGRPASVHLKIDTGLSRNGVPPEDWDASAALAAELEARGLLRVRGVFSHLANTSAEEDAAQLAAFERALTAAELAGLAPEVRHIASTAAALRLPAARYDLVRIGIGGYGVPPYSDGTTAADLGLRPAMTLRGRVAAVRRIDAGTGVSYGHAWRAERPTTLALIPLGYGDGVPRQASGRGEVLLRGRRRRVVGRIAMDQFLVDVGDDQVAVGDEVVLFGDPATGAPSADDWGDAAGTIGYEIVTRIGPRVPRTYVGGV
- the tsaE gene encoding tRNA (adenosine(37)-N6)-threonylcarbamoyltransferase complex ATPase subunit type 1 TsaE, with the protein product MRLDIPDTAAMEDFGRSLGRELRAGDLVILTGPLGAGKTTLTRGIGEGLGIRGPVQSPTFVLARTHPSLVGGAPLVHVDAYRLGSAAELDDLDLDFDRSVVVVEWGAGLLDGASESWLELVIERRRGGTGEHAGTDEAALDDEALDDDEPRTLTVTGYGPRWAGTGYAADA